In Proteus vulgaris, one DNA window encodes the following:
- a CDS encoding IreA family TonB-dependent siderophore receptor, protein MNFKMGVLTACILSASYPLYAQENKEEKLVVSASGFAQQITDAPASITVISKEQLAKKPVHDLADAVKGVEGVSINGNANKQEITMRGLPGEYTLILVDGRRQNSRESRPNGSGGYEGGFIPPADAIERIEVIRGPMSSLYGSDAMGGVINIITKPVTKEWHGSVALGGTLQHNRDAGDSINGDFYLSGPLIEDKLGLQLYGSSYLRAEDKITYGQGRNDNKNITAKLAFTPTDNQTILLEAGRNTLQRTTTPGKSMSEFTIRGGKADENKMLETNNDRNHWALTYKNQFDILHSELSVYQEQTKRITKTEMIDKTTKEREKYYEDRRPEITNTVFDAKFTAFLPDNVMTFGGQYQYSRLKDESSTGSGIKQSTITADQKALFLEDEYSVTDNLALTGGVRLDDHEYYGNHWSPRAYAVYHLTDEFTLKGGVAKAFKAPNLREISPEYGTSTEKGRAIMYGNRDLKPETSVSQEIGVGYDNGDGFTASLTFFNTDFKDKLTNYDTGEIDPITGLKLYQYDNVGKANIKGIETAVGFPIAESWHVNANYTYIDSERKSDDEKLGSGESLKGYPLDLTPKHSANARVDWQFDEATSFYANTAYTGKQIWAAQRNGYTGARYRSGYTTFDLGMTYNFNKNTMFNLAVLNITDETGPAVNDKGGNWVVDEGRRYWANIKYSF, encoded by the coding sequence ATGAACTTTAAAATGGGTGTTTTAACAGCCTGTATTTTATCTGCCTCTTACCCGCTGTATGCACAAGAAAATAAAGAAGAAAAACTTGTTGTGTCAGCATCAGGGTTTGCTCAACAAATTACAGATGCACCAGCAAGCATCACCGTGATCAGCAAAGAACAACTTGCAAAGAAACCGGTTCATGATTTAGCCGATGCCGTAAAAGGTGTTGAAGGTGTTAGCATTAACGGTAATGCCAACAAACAAGAAATCACGATGCGTGGTTTACCGGGGGAATACACGCTTATTTTAGTTGATGGTCGTCGTCAAAATAGCCGTGAGTCGCGCCCGAATGGGAGTGGTGGTTATGAAGGGGGCTTTATTCCACCAGCAGATGCTATCGAGCGCATAGAAGTTATCCGCGGACCAATGTCATCACTATATGGCTCTGATGCAATGGGTGGCGTTATCAATATCATCACTAAACCAGTAACAAAAGAGTGGCATGGCTCCGTTGCACTTGGCGGCACGTTGCAACATAACCGTGATGCTGGTGATTCTATTAATGGTGATTTTTATCTTTCAGGGCCTTTAATTGAGGATAAATTAGGCTTACAACTTTACGGTAGTAGCTACTTACGTGCAGAAGATAAAATCACTTATGGCCAAGGTCGTAATGACAATAAAAACATTACGGCGAAATTGGCATTCACACCAACTGATAATCAAACTATTTTATTAGAAGCGGGGCGCAATACGTTACAGCGTACAACGACTCCAGGTAAATCCATGAGTGAGTTTACTATCCGCGGTGGCAAAGCGGATGAAAATAAAATGTTAGAAACCAATAATGACCGTAATCACTGGGCATTAACTTATAAAAATCAGTTTGATATTCTGCATTCAGAATTAAGTGTGTATCAAGAACAAACTAAGCGTATTACCAAAACAGAAATGATTGATAAAACGACGAAGGAGCGTGAAAAATATTACGAAGATCGTCGTCCTGAAATCACTAATACCGTTTTTGATGCGAAATTTACTGCGTTTTTACCTGATAACGTGATGACCTTTGGTGGTCAATATCAATACTCACGCTTAAAAGATGAATCATCTACTGGCTCAGGTATTAAGCAATCCACTATTACTGCGGATCAAAAAGCGTTATTCCTTGAAGATGAATATAGCGTAACAGACAATCTCGCATTAACCGGCGGTGTGCGTCTTGATGATCACGAATATTACGGTAATCACTGGAGCCCAAGAGCCTATGCCGTTTATCATTTAACGGATGAATTCACCTTAAAAGGAGGCGTGGCGAAAGCTTTTAAAGCCCCAAATCTACGTGAAATTAGCCCTGAATATGGCACTTCAACAGAAAAAGGCCGTGCGATTATGTACGGTAATCGTGACCTAAAACCTGAAACGTCGGTTAGCCAAGAAATTGGTGTAGGTTATGATAATGGTGATGGTTTTACCGCAAGTTTGACTTTCTTTAATACTGATTTTAAAGATAAGTTAACAAACTACGACACGGGTGAAATAGATCCAATTACAGGTTTAAAATTGTATCAATACGATAATGTCGGTAAAGCAAATATTAAAGGGATTGAAACCGCAGTGGGATTCCCTATTGCAGAAAGTTGGCATGTGAATGCAAACTACACCTATATTGATTCAGAACGTAAAAGTGATGATGAAAAACTAGGCTCTGGTGAATCACTAAAAGGCTACCCATTAGATTTAACACCTAAACACAGTGCTAATGCGCGTGTTGACTGGCAGTTTGATGAAGCTACCAGTTTTTATGCCAATACGGCTTATACGGGTAAACAAATTTGGGCGGCTCAACGTAATGGTTACACAGGCGCGCGTTATCGTAGTGGCTACACAACCTTTGATTTAGGGATGACCTATAACTTTAATAAAAATACCATGTTTAATTTAGCGGTATTAAATATTACAGATGAAACAGGTCCTGCTGTGAATGATAAAGGCGGTAACTGGGTGGTTGATGAAGGGCGTCGTTATTGGGCAAACATTAAATATAGTTTCTAA
- a CDS encoding sodium/sugar symporter yields the protein MHTEGVGLSTIDYAIFALYVVIIISLGLWVSRSKDGEKKGTKDYFLAGKTLPWWAIGSSLIAANISAEQFIGMSGSGFSIGLAIASYEWMAALTLIIVAKYFLPVFIEKGIYTIPEFVENRFKSRNLKTILAVFWLALFIFVNLTSVLYLGSLALETILGVPMMYAIIGLALFAVIYSLYGGLSAVAWTDVVQVFFLILGGLFTTVLAVSYIGGDGGIMEGLSKMTQAAPDHFKMILEKDNPQFMNLPGIAVLIGGLWVANLYYWGFNQYIIQRALAAKSINEAQKGLVFAAFLKLIVPVLVVVPGIAAFVITTNPELMAGLGTMAPEHIPTLSQADKAYPWLTQFLPVGAKGIVFAALAAAIVSSLASMLNSIATIFTMDIYKEYVGPKASETRLVNVGRISAVVALIIACFIAPLLGGIDQAFQYIQEYTGLVSPGILAVFLLGLFWKKTNAKGAIIGVVLSIPFALFLKLMPLGMPFLDQMMYTFMFTTVVIGLVSLTSTKTDDSAGAIVLTDKTFKTQSGFNIASYAIMIILCVLYAVFW from the coding sequence ATGCATACAGAAGGTGTTGGATTAAGCACAATAGACTATGCAATTTTTGCCCTCTATGTCGTCATTATTATTAGTCTAGGATTATGGGTTTCTCGTTCAAAGGATGGCGAGAAAAAAGGAACAAAGGACTATTTCTTAGCAGGTAAAACCCTACCTTGGTGGGCAATTGGTTCTTCGCTTATTGCCGCTAATATTTCAGCAGAACAATTTATTGGTATGTCAGGTTCTGGTTTCTCCATTGGTCTTGCTATCGCCTCTTATGAATGGATGGCTGCACTGACACTGATTATTGTGGCGAAGTATTTTTTACCTGTATTTATCGAAAAAGGTATTTATACCATTCCTGAATTTGTTGAGAACCGATTTAAAAGCCGTAACCTAAAAACGATCCTTGCGGTATTTTGGCTCGCATTATTTATCTTTGTTAATTTAACCTCTGTACTTTATTTAGGTTCATTGGCATTAGAAACCATCCTTGGTGTACCAATGATGTATGCCATTATTGGTTTAGCATTATTTGCTGTTATCTATTCACTCTATGGTGGACTCTCGGCTGTTGCGTGGACAGATGTGGTACAAGTATTCTTCCTTATCCTTGGTGGTTTATTTACTACCGTATTAGCAGTTAGCTATATCGGTGGAGATGGTGGGATTATGGAAGGTTTGAGCAAAATGACACAAGCCGCACCAGATCACTTTAAAATGATCTTAGAAAAAGATAATCCGCAGTTTATGAACTTACCGGGTATCGCGGTGCTAATTGGTGGTTTATGGGTTGCTAACCTTTATTATTGGGGTTTTAACCAATACATTATTCAGCGCGCTTTAGCTGCTAAATCTATCAATGAAGCACAAAAAGGGCTAGTGTTTGCCGCATTTTTAAAATTAATTGTTCCTGTTCTTGTGGTTGTTCCAGGTATTGCAGCATTTGTGATCACGACAAACCCAGAATTAATGGCGGGATTAGGCACAATGGCACCAGAGCATATCCCAACATTATCACAAGCAGATAAAGCCTATCCTTGGTTAACTCAATTCTTACCAGTTGGAGCCAAAGGGATTGTTTTTGCTGCACTTGCTGCTGCTATTGTTTCGTCTTTAGCATCCATGCTTAACTCTATCGCGACTATTTTCACGATGGATATTTATAAAGAATATGTTGGGCCTAAAGCTTCTGAAACGCGTTTAGTGAATGTGGGGCGTATAAGTGCGGTTGTTGCTCTGATTATCGCTTGTTTTATCGCACCATTATTAGGTGGAATCGATCAGGCATTCCAATATATTCAAGAATATACTGGCTTAGTAAGCCCAGGAATTTTAGCGGTATTCTTATTAGGCTTATTCTGGAAAAAAACAAACGCAAAAGGCGCAATTATTGGTGTGGTCTTATCTATACCGTTTGCTTTATTCCTAAAATTAATGCCTCTAGGTATGCCATTCCTTGATCAAATGATGTACACCTTTATGTTTACAACGGTTGTGATTGGTTTAGTGAGTTTAACCTCGACTAAAACTGATGACAGCGCAGGGGCGATTGTATTAACAGATAAAACCTTTAAAACACAAAGTGGATTCAATATTGCTTCCTACGCCATTATGATCATCTTGTGTGTGCTTTATGCCGTGTTCTGGTAA
- a CDS encoding substrate-binding domain-containing protein, whose amino-acid sequence MATIKDVAKEAGVSVATVSRVINNSPKASKTSIETVNAAMQKLGYRPNAAARALVSQSTQTLGVLVHDVSDPFFGTLVKAVDNVARQAGKHILVCNGYHDAQDERQSIELLINSRCDGLVIHSKALSDEELLAYAHEVKSMVLINRFIPEIAERCVALDNYKGAWMATEHLIRQGHTKIAYISSTHNIEDTTQRLAGYKAALDANNIILPESYIEYGEPEGEGGEKAMMHLLTKSIDFTAVVTYNDFMAAGALSVLDENEIPVPEKISVIGFDDVLIARYIHPRLTTVRYPVQMMAEQAAMLAIRLSKGEILEQKQRIFSPTLVQRNSVFNLSHLS is encoded by the coding sequence ATGGCGACTATCAAAGATGTAGCAAAAGAAGCGGGAGTTTCTGTTGCTACGGTGTCAAGAGTCATTAATAACTCGCCGAAAGCAAGTAAGACATCAATAGAAACAGTTAATGCTGCAATGCAAAAACTAGGTTATCGACCTAATGCAGCGGCTAGAGCACTGGTCAGTCAAAGTACACAAACTTTAGGTGTCTTAGTCCATGATGTTTCTGATCCCTTTTTTGGCACATTAGTGAAAGCTGTTGATAATGTGGCAAGACAAGCGGGAAAGCATATTTTGGTGTGTAATGGCTATCATGATGCGCAAGACGAACGTCAATCTATAGAGTTGTTAATTAATAGTCGTTGTGATGGCTTAGTGATCCACTCAAAAGCACTCTCTGATGAAGAATTACTCGCTTATGCTCATGAAGTCAAAAGTATGGTACTGATCAACCGCTTTATTCCTGAGATTGCAGAACGCTGTGTCGCTTTAGATAATTACAAAGGGGCATGGATGGCAACGGAACATCTTATTCGTCAAGGGCACACCAAGATTGCTTATATCTCTTCCACGCATAATATTGAGGACACCACTCAACGCCTTGCGGGTTATAAAGCTGCTCTTGACGCCAATAACATCATATTACCCGAAAGTTATATTGAGTATGGTGAGCCTGAAGGCGAAGGAGGTGAAAAGGCAATGATGCATTTGTTAACGAAATCAATCGATTTTACAGCCGTAGTGACTTACAACGATTTTATGGCTGCTGGTGCTTTGTCTGTCCTCGATGAAAATGAGATCCCTGTACCTGAAAAAATCTCTGTTATTGGTTTTGATGATGTATTAATTGCTCGTTATATTCATCCTCGTTTAACAACCGTGCGTTATCCAGTACAAATGATGGCCGAACAGGCGGCTATGCTGGCGATTAGACTGTCTAAAGGTGAAATCCTTGAACAAAAACAACGTATTTTTTCTCCTACTTTAGTGCAGCGTAATTCTGTCTTTAATCTTAGTCATCTCTCTTAA
- the galM gene encoding galactose-1-epimerase encodes MATNEIRFLEPEQMTAQPASDGNPAQVVVLKNCFGMSISLMDIGATWLTCIVPVNGYRRDVLLGSANMNAHKQQTAYLGATVGRFANRIAGAKFVLEGQEYQISANEGKNTLHGGKQNFSHRRWGITAQSSQSVTFSLISNEGDQGFPGTLKASVTYTLTDNNEVCIDYQAISDKTTPLSLTNHAYFNLAGEHTERTALEHDLKICASYYLKNGEGNIPTGEFVNVVGTGFDFRKLKRIGLDFMVDECQKAASGYDHAFILDKQAIDDKAPIATVIAPEGELKMDVFTTLPSVQFYTGNFLAGTKGKSRHYGNYSGLALETQYFPDGPNHPEWHENQGILPANTPWNSQTIYKFYS; translated from the coding sequence ATGGCGACGAATGAAATCCGATTTCTAGAGCCAGAACAAATGACTGCACAACCCGCATCGGACGGAAATCCCGCACAAGTAGTCGTGCTTAAAAATTGTTTTGGTATGTCGATTTCTTTAATGGATATTGGAGCGACCTGGTTAACTTGTATTGTACCTGTTAATGGATACCGTCGAGATGTACTGTTAGGCTCTGCAAATATGAATGCCCACAAACAGCAAACAGCTTATTTGGGGGCCACAGTAGGGCGTTTTGCCAATCGTATTGCTGGTGCAAAATTCGTATTGGAAGGGCAAGAATATCAAATCAGTGCTAATGAAGGTAAAAACACTTTACATGGCGGTAAACAAAACTTTAGTCATCGTCGTTGGGGGATCACGGCACAATCATCTCAATCGGTGACCTTTTCATTGATCTCAAATGAGGGTGACCAAGGTTTTCCCGGTACACTCAAGGCTAGTGTGACTTATACACTCACCGATAATAATGAAGTCTGTATCGATTATCAGGCAATAAGTGATAAAACCACGCCTCTCAGTTTAACTAACCATGCCTATTTTAACCTTGCAGGTGAGCACACTGAACGCACAGCACTCGAGCACGATTTAAAAATTTGCGCTTCTTATTATTTGAAAAATGGTGAAGGCAATATTCCTACCGGAGAGTTTGTGAACGTCGTAGGAACAGGGTTTGATTTTCGTAAGTTAAAGCGCATCGGTCTTGATTTTATGGTTGATGAGTGCCAAAAAGCAGCGAGTGGTTATGATCATGCATTTATTTTAGATAAACAGGCTATCGACGATAAAGCACCTATTGCAACAGTCATTGCACCGGAAGGCGAACTCAAAATGGATGTTTTTACTACTTTGCCTTCTGTTCAATTCTATACAGGTAACTTTTTAGCTGGTACAAAAGGAAAAAGTCGCCATTATGGTAATTATTCAGGGTTAGCTTTAGAGACACAATACTTTCCTGATGGGCCTAATCATCCTGAATGGCATGAAAATCAAGGTATTTTACCTGCCAATACGCCATGGAATAGCCAAACTATCTATAAGTTTTACTCTTAA
- the galK gene encoding galactokinase — MKALINNVTRSFTSIFGYTPTHFIQAPGRVNLIGEHTDYNDGFVLPCAINYQMVVAAAKREDNTIRVIAVDYQNEVDEFSFDNTIEFLPNKMWANYVRGVIHFLQKDNYSFHGMDIAISGNVPQGAGLSSSAALEVAIGQTLKTLYQLPISQKEIALNGQKAENQFVGCNCGIMDQLISACGEENHALLIDCRSLDTFSVTMPENMVVMIINSNKKRGLVDSEYNTRRQQCEEAAKILNVTALRDATLADLQAKKTLMSEVVYRRARHVITENNRTLKAAEALRHGDLITLSQLMMQSHHSMRDDFEITVKEVDTLVEIVKSVLGDRGGVRMTGGGFGGCVVALVTPDLVDQVVDSVKAQYEALTGLKETIYVCSASQGAGYSEAK, encoded by the coding sequence ATGAAGGCACTTATTAATAATGTGACTCGTTCGTTTACATCTATTTTTGGTTATACGCCTACACATTTTATTCAAGCGCCAGGAAGAGTAAATCTTATTGGTGAACACACTGATTATAATGATGGTTTTGTTTTACCTTGTGCTATTAATTATCAAATGGTCGTCGCAGCAGCAAAACGAGAAGATAATACTATTCGAGTGATTGCAGTGGATTATCAAAATGAGGTTGATGAATTTAGCTTTGATAACACCATTGAGTTTTTGCCTAATAAAATGTGGGCTAATTACGTTCGTGGTGTTATTCATTTTCTACAAAAAGATAACTATTCTTTTCATGGTATGGATATCGCAATATCAGGAAATGTCCCTCAAGGTGCAGGGTTAAGTTCTTCTGCCGCATTAGAAGTGGCTATTGGCCAAACGCTTAAAACACTTTATCAATTACCTATTAGCCAAAAAGAGATTGCGTTAAACGGTCAAAAAGCTGAAAACCAATTTGTTGGTTGTAACTGTGGCATTATGGATCAATTGATTTCTGCTTGTGGTGAAGAAAATCATGCCTTATTAATTGATTGTCGCTCTTTAGATACATTTTCGGTGACAATGCCTGAAAATATGGTTGTGATGATAATTAACTCCAATAAAAAACGCGGATTAGTTGATAGCGAATACAATACCCGTCGTCAGCAATGTGAAGAAGCCGCAAAAATTTTAAATGTCACGGCATTAAGAGATGCGACATTAGCGGATCTGCAAGCTAAAAAAACATTAATGAGTGAGGTGGTTTATCGTCGTGCTCGTCATGTGATAACCGAAAATAATCGCACACTGAAGGCGGCAGAGGCTCTGCGTCATGGTGATTTAATCACATTAAGCCAACTTATGATGCAATCACATCATTCAATGCGTGATGATTTTGAAATTACCGTCAAAGAAGTTGACACCTTAGTTGAAATAGTGAAGTCAGTCTTAGGTGATCGTGGTGGAGTAAGAATGACAGGTGGTGGATTTGGTGGTTGTGTCGTAGCATTAGTGACACCTGATTTAGTTGATCAAGTCGTTGACTCTGTTAAAGCGCAATATGAGGCCTTAACAGGGTTGAAAGAAACTATTTATGTCTGCTCTGCAAGCCAAGGGGCGGGCTATTCGGAGGCAAAATAA
- a CDS encoding UDP-glucose--hexose-1-phosphate uridylyltransferase has product MSKLIFDPVEHPHRRYNPLTDQWILVSPHRAKRPWNGKDEKPQIATLPSYDPHCYLCPNNTRVSGDKNPDYTGTYVFNNDHSALLQDEYDVDPSLNPLFQTQAVRGISRVICFSPDHGKTIPELPLSSLRKIVDTWDNQIEELSKEYLWVQVFENKGETMGCSQPHPHGQIWASDFLPNELARKDTHLKAYFEKYGRNLLIDYVDAECKDASRTVVETEHWLAIVPYWAAWPYETMLLPKTHIRRMSELNSTQRDDLAIAMKKLTSRYDNLFHCSFPYSMGWHFAPSFKDGRNTDHWQLHALYYPPLLRSATVRKYMVGYEMLAESQRDLTPEQAANNLRQVSDIHYKEQR; this is encoded by the coding sequence ATGTCAAAACTGATTTTTGATCCTGTTGAACATCCTCATCGTCGCTATAATCCACTCACTGATCAGTGGATTTTGGTTTCACCTCATAGAGCGAAACGACCTTGGAATGGTAAAGATGAAAAACCTCAGATTGCGACCCTTCCCTCTTATGATCCACATTGTTATTTGTGCCCAAATAATACGCGTGTTTCTGGTGATAAAAACCCAGATTACACCGGAACATATGTCTTTAATAACGATCACTCTGCGTTATTACAAGATGAATATGATGTTGATCCTTCATTAAATCCTTTATTTCAAACTCAAGCTGTAAGAGGAATTAGTCGCGTTATCTGTTTTTCGCCCGATCATGGAAAAACAATACCTGAATTGCCTTTAAGTAGCTTACGTAAAATTGTTGATACTTGGGATAACCAGATAGAAGAGCTCAGTAAAGAGTATCTTTGGGTTCAAGTGTTCGAGAATAAAGGTGAAACAATGGGATGTTCCCAACCGCATCCTCATGGGCAAATTTGGGCGAGTGACTTCTTACCTAATGAATTAGCGAGAAAAGATACACATTTAAAAGCGTATTTTGAAAAATACGGGCGTAATTTATTAATTGATTATGTTGATGCTGAATGTAAAGACGCAAGTCGAACCGTTGTTGAAACTGAACATTGGCTGGCAATAGTGCCTTATTGGGCTGCTTGGCCTTATGAAACAATGTTATTACCTAAAACGCATATTCGTCGAATGAGTGAGTTAAATAGCACTCAACGCGATGATCTGGCTATTGCAATGAAAAAGTTAACCAGCCGTTATGACAATTTATTTCATTGCTCTTTCCCTTATTCAATGGGGTGGCATTTTGCGCCATCTTTTAAAGACGGTAGAAATACCGATCATTGGCAATTACATGCACTTTATTATCCGCCATTATTACGTTCAGCCACTGTACGTAAATATATGGTGGGGTATGAAATGTTAGCAGAATCGCAAAGAGACTTAACACCAGAACAAGCGGCAAATAATTTACGTCAAGTAAGCGACATTCATTATAAAGAGCAACGTTAA
- the galE gene encoding UDP-glucose 4-epimerase GalE yields the protein MEILVTGGMGYIGSHTCVQMIEAGMTPIILDNLSNANEEVLNRVEALTGKRPLFYNGDIRNDQLLASIFAKHTIQSVIHFAGLKAVGESVQKPIEYYDNNVNGTLVLVRCMRDAGVKSIIFSSSATVYGDPQSVPISEDSPVGGTTNPYGTSKYMVERILSDLYVADESWSISLLRYFNPVGAHPSGTMGEDPKGIPNNLTPYISQVAIGRREHVAVFGNDYPTKDGTGVRDYIHVMDLADGHIAALNALGKKAGLHIYNLGTGNGTSVIEMIEAFRKASGKPIPYQLQARRPGDIAECWSSPAKAEKDLHWKAIRSIDDMAADAWRWQSQNPNGYLK from the coding sequence GTGGAAATATTAGTGACAGGTGGTATGGGATATATTGGTAGTCATACTTGCGTTCAAATGATCGAAGCTGGTATGACCCCAATTATTTTAGATAACCTTAGCAATGCGAATGAAGAAGTGCTTAACCGCGTTGAAGCATTAACCGGTAAACGCCCACTGTTCTACAACGGTGATATTCGTAATGATCAATTATTAGCATCAATTTTTGCTAAACATACAATTCAATCTGTTATTCATTTTGCGGGATTGAAAGCAGTAGGTGAATCTGTTCAAAAGCCGATTGAATATTATGACAACAATGTTAATGGTACATTGGTGTTAGTGCGCTGTATGCGAGATGCTGGTGTTAAAAGTATTATTTTTAGCTCGTCAGCGACGGTTTATGGAGACCCTCAATCTGTACCGATTAGTGAAGACTCACCTGTTGGTGGTACAACCAATCCTTATGGCACCAGTAAATATATGGTTGAGCGTATTTTATCTGATTTATATGTTGCTGATGAAAGCTGGTCTATCAGTTTACTACGCTACTTTAATCCTGTTGGTGCCCATCCATCGGGCACGATGGGAGAAGATCCTAAAGGTATTCCAAACAATTTAACGCCATATATTTCTCAAGTCGCCATTGGTCGTCGTGAACACGTTGCTGTGTTTGGTAATGATTACCCAACAAAAGACGGTACAGGCGTTCGTGATTACATTCATGTTATGGATCTGGCGGATGGCCATATCGCTGCGTTAAATGCATTAGGTAAAAAAGCAGGTCTACATATTTATAATTTAGGAACGGGTAACGGCACGAGCGTGATTGAAATGATTGAAGCATTTCGTAAAGCCAGTGGTAAACCGATCCCTTATCAACTACAGGCTCGCCGCCCTGGTGATATCGCTGAATGTTGGTCAAGCCCCGCAAAAGCAGAGAAAGATTTGCATTGGAAAGCCATTCGTTCAATTGATGATATGGCTGCTGATGCTTGGCGTTGGCAGTCACAAAACCCAAATGGTTATCTGAAATAA
- the ghrB gene encoding glyoxylate/hydroxypyruvate reductase GhrB yields MKPTVLLYQSLPEALYKKLSSFADIKQFDTLSLDSNDFCSALANASGLLGAGGNIDKNFIDHAPHLKAVSTVSVGYDNVDVNALTKRNIKLMHTPTVLTDTVADTMMALVLAVSRRIPELADNIKQGLWVKGITPDWYGTDVHHKTMGILGMGRIGKALAQRAYFGFNMNILYHSRTEYTDVNDRFDAKYCDLDMLLQQSDFVCITLPLTPETHHLISKNQFSMMKPDAYLINAGRGAVVDEKALINALEQKDIAGAGLDVFETEPLSPSSPLLSMKNVVAVPHIGSATKETRYAMAECAVDNLIAALSDNVKENCVNF; encoded by the coding sequence ATGAAACCGACTGTCTTGCTCTACCAAAGCCTTCCCGAAGCACTGTACAAAAAATTATCTAGTTTTGCTGATATCAAACAATTTGACACGCTCTCTTTAGACTCGAATGATTTTTGTTCGGCACTTGCCAATGCTTCTGGATTACTCGGCGCTGGAGGCAATATTGATAAAAACTTTATAGACCACGCTCCTCATTTAAAAGCTGTTTCAACAGTTTCGGTTGGCTATGATAATGTCGATGTTAATGCACTCACTAAGCGTAATATAAAGCTAATGCACACGCCAACTGTATTAACAGACACCGTTGCTGACACTATGATGGCATTAGTGCTTGCTGTATCAAGACGTATCCCTGAGCTTGCAGATAATATTAAACAAGGCTTATGGGTTAAAGGTATCACACCTGATTGGTACGGTACTGATGTTCATCATAAAACCATGGGTATTCTTGGTATGGGCCGAATTGGCAAAGCATTAGCACAACGCGCCTATTTTGGTTTTAATATGAATATTCTTTATCACTCACGGACAGAATATACTGATGTAAATGACCGTTTTGATGCTAAGTATTGTGATTTAGATATGCTACTACAGCAATCTGATTTTGTGTGTATCACCTTACCATTAACACCAGAAACACATCATTTAATAAGCAAAAATCAGTTTTCAATGATGAAACCCGACGCTTATTTAATTAATGCAGGTAGAGGGGCTGTCGTTGATGAAAAAGCATTAATTAATGCGCTAGAACAAAAAGATATTGCAGGTGCTGGACTTGATGTTTTTGAAACAGAGCCACTGTCGCCGTCATCACCTTTATTGAGCATGAAAAATGTAGTTGCCGTCCCACATATTGGATCTGCGACAAAAGAAACTCGCTACGCAATGGCTGAATGCGCGGTAGATAATCTGATTGCGGCATTGAGTGATAACGTAAAAGAAAATTGCGTTAATTTCTAA